From Micromonospora nigra, one genomic window encodes:
- a CDS encoding UvrD-helicase domain-containing protein gives MSPFSAAPPGGLPPFVADLHIHSKYSRACSRDLTLPNLGWWARRKGVGVLGTGDFTHPAWYDHLRETLHPAEPGLYRLSPDAERDIARRLPPRLASEAETDPVRFMLSVEISTIYKRDDRTRKVHHLIYLPDLDAVARFNAALGRIGNLGSDGRPILGLDSRDLLEITLEASPDGYLVPAHIWTPWFSALGSKSGFDAIADCYADLADHIFAVETGLSSDPAMNWRVGSLDGYRLVSNSDAHSPPALAREATVFATGRDYVAIREALRTGDGLAGTIEFFPEEGKYHADGHRLCGVSWSPQRTRAAGGRCPECGKPLTVGVLSRVEELADRPEGHRPEHAREVTHLVPLAEILGEINKVGARSKKVEGKLNDLVAALGPELEILTRSPLDEIGRVGGELLAEGIGRLRRGEVRRVPGFDGEYGVITLFDPAELGGTGTPAAQETLFDVPVPAQRRPAEPAPGPKAKRPAAVKAEPKRKAAPPPPIAAPPSPHEPFEPMLAGMEEVGTGLLDRLDAMQRVAASAPGGPLLIVAGPGTGKTRTLTHRIAYLCAELNVFPEQCLAITFTRRAAEELRHRLDGLLGPVAEDVTVGTFHSLGLTILRENAEAVGLPADFRIADDADRAAARDEAGEDRDSYVGLLRKRDLVDLDELLTLPVTLLRADRKLTQRYRDRWRWIFVDEYQDVDEVQYELLRLLSPADGNLCAIGDPDQAIYSFRGADVGYFLRFSEDFTDARLVRLNRNYRSSAPILAAAVQAIAPSSLVRGRRLDPARLDPEAPLVGRYAASSVADEADFVVRTVDELVGGLSHRSLDSGRIDGRATALSFSDIAVLYRTDSQAAPIVDALSRANIPVQKRSHDRLRDRPGVTAIARELRHADGVDGGLPARVRLAGQVLAERFATPTLDAAGAVRPEDVRVAVDLLTPLARRCGDDLDLFLSQLATGAEVDALDPRAEAVTLLTLHAAKGLEFPVVFLVGAEDGLLPLRWPGSTPDADAVAEERRLFFVGLTRAQDRLYVTHAARRTRHGAERDCRPSPFLDVIDPGLFERFGDTEPRRPRDRQLRLI, from the coding sequence GTGTCTCCGTTCAGCGCCGCACCCCCCGGTGGCCTCCCGCCGTTCGTCGCGGACCTGCACATCCACTCGAAGTACTCGCGCGCGTGCAGCCGCGACCTGACCCTGCCGAACCTCGGCTGGTGGGCCAGGCGCAAGGGCGTGGGGGTGCTCGGCACCGGTGACTTCACCCACCCCGCCTGGTATGACCACCTCCGCGAGACGCTGCACCCGGCCGAACCGGGCCTCTACCGGCTGAGCCCGGACGCGGAACGGGACATCGCCCGCCGGCTGCCGCCCCGGTTGGCGAGCGAGGCGGAGACCGACCCGGTCCGGTTCATGCTCAGCGTGGAGATCTCGACGATCTACAAGCGGGACGACCGGACCCGTAAGGTGCACCACCTGATCTACCTGCCGGACCTGGACGCGGTGGCGCGGTTCAACGCGGCGCTCGGCCGGATCGGCAACCTCGGCTCGGACGGCCGGCCGATCCTCGGCCTGGACTCCCGCGACCTGCTGGAGATCACCCTCGAAGCCAGTCCCGACGGTTACCTGGTGCCGGCGCACATCTGGACGCCGTGGTTCTCGGCGTTGGGCTCGAAGTCGGGCTTCGACGCGATCGCCGACTGCTACGCGGACCTGGCCGACCACATCTTCGCGGTGGAGACCGGCCTGTCGTCGGACCCGGCGATGAACTGGCGGGTGGGCAGCCTGGACGGCTACCGGCTGGTCTCCAACTCCGACGCGCACTCCCCGCCCGCGCTGGCCCGGGAGGCCACCGTCTTCGCGACCGGCCGGGACTACGTCGCGATCCGGGAGGCGCTGCGCACCGGCGACGGCCTGGCCGGCACCATCGAGTTCTTCCCCGAGGAGGGCAAGTACCACGCCGACGGGCACCGGCTCTGCGGCGTCTCCTGGTCGCCGCAGCGCACCCGGGCGGCCGGGGGGCGCTGCCCGGAGTGCGGCAAGCCGCTGACGGTGGGTGTGCTCAGCCGGGTCGAGGAGCTTGCCGACCGGCCGGAGGGGCACCGGCCGGAGCACGCCCGGGAGGTGACCCACCTGGTGCCGCTGGCCGAGATCCTCGGTGAGATCAACAAGGTGGGTGCGCGGTCGAAGAAGGTCGAGGGGAAGCTCAACGACCTCGTCGCCGCGCTCGGACCCGAACTGGAGATCCTGACCCGCAGCCCGCTCGACGAGATCGGCCGGGTCGGCGGCGAACTGCTCGCCGAGGGCATCGGGCGGCTGCGGCGCGGTGAGGTCCGCCGGGTCCCCGGCTTCGACGGCGAGTACGGCGTGATCACCCTGTTCGACCCGGCCGAACTGGGCGGGACGGGCACGCCGGCCGCCCAGGAGACGCTGTTCGACGTACCCGTGCCGGCGCAGCGGCGGCCCGCGGAGCCGGCACCGGGACCGAAGGCCAAGCGGCCGGCGGCGGTGAAGGCAGAGCCGAAGCGCAAAGCCGCCCCGCCGCCACCGATCGCGGCACCACCGTCGCCGCACGAGCCGTTCGAGCCGATGCTCGCCGGCATGGAGGAGGTCGGCACCGGGCTGCTGGACCGGCTCGACGCCATGCAGCGGGTGGCCGCGTCCGCGCCGGGCGGGCCGCTGCTGATCGTGGCCGGTCCGGGCACCGGCAAGACCCGGACGCTGACCCACCGGATCGCGTACCTGTGCGCGGAGCTGAACGTCTTCCCGGAACAATGCCTGGCGATCACCTTCACCCGGCGGGCCGCCGAGGAGCTGCGACACCGCCTGGACGGGCTGCTCGGCCCGGTGGCCGAGGACGTCACCGTCGGCACCTTCCACTCCCTCGGGCTGACGATCCTGCGGGAGAACGCCGAGGCCGTCGGCCTGCCGGCGGACTTCCGGATCGCCGACGACGCGGACCGCGCCGCCGCGCGGGACGAGGCCGGCGAGGACCGGGACTCCTACGTCGGGCTGCTGCGCAAGCGGGACCTGGTGGACCTGGACGAGTTGCTGACCCTGCCGGTGACGCTGCTGCGCGCCGACCGGAAGCTGACGCAGCGGTACCGGGACCGCTGGCGGTGGATCTTCGTCGACGAGTACCAGGACGTCGACGAGGTGCAGTACGAGCTGCTGCGGCTGCTCAGCCCCGCCGACGGCAACCTGTGCGCGATCGGCGACCCGGACCAGGCGATCTACTCGTTCCGGGGGGCGGACGTGGGCTACTTCCTGCGCTTCTCGGAGGACTTCACCGACGCCCGGCTGGTGCGGCTGAACCGCAACTACCGCTCGTCGGCACCGATCCTGGCCGCAGCGGTCCAGGCCATCGCGCCGTCGTCGCTGGTCCGGGGCCGCCGGCTGGATCCGGCCCGGCTCGACCCGGAGGCCCCGCTGGTCGGCCGGTACGCGGCGTCGTCCGTCGCCGACGAGGCCGACTTCGTGGTCCGTACGGTCGACGAACTGGTCGGCGGGTTGTCCCACCGTTCGCTGGACTCGGGGCGGATCGACGGGCGGGCGACGGCGCTGTCGTTCTCCGACATCGCGGTGCTCTACCGCACCGACTCGCAGGCCGCGCCGATCGTGGACGCCCTGTCCCGCGCGAACATCCCCGTGCAGAAGCGCTCGCACGACCGGCTGCGGGACCGTCCGGGCGTCACGGCGATCGCCCGCGAGCTGCGGCACGCCGACGGCGTCGACGGTGGACTGCCGGCGCGGGTACGGCTCGCCGGCCAGGTGCTCGCCGAGCGGTTCGCCACGCCCACCCTCGACGCGGCTGGTGCGGTGCGCCCCGAGGACGTCCGGGTGGCCGTGGATCTGCTCACCCCGTTGGCCCGCCGGTGCGGCGATGACCTGGACCTGTTCCTGTCGCAGCTCGCCACGGGCGCGGAGGTGGACGCCCTGGATCCGCGCGCCGAGGCGGTCACCCTGCTGACCCTGCACGCCGCGAAGGGCCTGGAGTTCCCGGTGGTCTTCCTGGTGGGCGCGGAGGACGGGCTGCTGCCGTTGCGCTGGCCGGGGTCGACGCCGGACGCGGACGCGGTCGCCGAGGAGCGGCGGCTCTTCTTCGTGGGACTGACCCGGGCTCAGGACCGCCTCTACGTCACCCACGCCGCCCGACGCACCCGGCACGGCGCGGAACGGGACTGCCGCCCGTCCCCGTTCCTCGACGTGATCGATCCGGGCCTGTTCGAACGCTTCGGCGACACCGAGCCCCGCCGCCCCAGGGACCGCCAGCTCCGCCTCATCTGA
- a CDS encoding LppU/SCO3897 family protein, which produces MVVVVAAVLLFVLGGGALMLHLLDRDEQDRTPVAAPGGPTPATSEGGLTGGTALQPSAPAPESSADPRFVKAGECVRNEGPAGGRPKLLISECAPASYEVLRRFDGETSGEKDAEAKCARVPGYTNWYFFDSELDTLDFVLCLKQR; this is translated from the coding sequence ATGGTCGTGGTGGTGGCGGCGGTGCTGTTGTTCGTGCTGGGTGGCGGTGCTCTGATGCTGCACCTGCTCGACCGGGACGAGCAGGACCGGACGCCGGTGGCGGCCCCGGGCGGGCCGACCCCTGCCACGTCCGAGGGGGGCCTGACGGGCGGAACCGCGCTGCAGCCCAGCGCGCCCGCGCCGGAGTCGTCGGCGGATCCCCGGTTCGTGAAGGCCGGCGAGTGTGTCCGCAACGAGGGGCCGGCCGGCGGGCGGCCGAAGTTGCTGATCAGCGAGTGCGCCCCCGCGTCCTACGAGGTGCTGCGCCGGTTCGACGGCGAGACCAGTGGGGAGAAGGACGCCGAGGCGAAGTGCGCCCGGGTCCCCGGCTACACCAACTGGTACTTCTTCGACAGCGAGTTGGACACCCTCGACTTCGTACTCTGCCTCAAGCAGCGCTGA
- a CDS encoding LppU/SCO3897 family protein has protein sequence MVVGLVVLLLLCPCLGLAGWAAWRSVESDVSEAGPAAGAPASPSQEPAGTPPGTPGGGQRIAVGDCVVNDGTDTDAELREVACGSPGSYRVLLRISGTTDGDRCRTRMPEATANYVQDNPIDALDYVLCLRESD, from the coding sequence CTGGTCGTCGGCCTCGTGGTGCTGCTCCTGCTCTGCCCGTGCCTGGGGCTGGCGGGGTGGGCGGCCTGGCGGTCCGTCGAGAGCGACGTGAGCGAGGCCGGGCCCGCAGCGGGCGCGCCCGCCTCACCGTCGCAGGAACCAGCCGGTACGCCGCCGGGCACCCCTGGCGGCGGCCAGCGGATCGCGGTGGGTGACTGTGTGGTCAACGACGGCACCGACACCGACGCCGAACTGCGCGAAGTGGCCTGTGGGAGCCCGGGCAGCTACCGAGTGCTGCTGCGCATCTCCGGCACCACCGACGGCGACCGGTGCCGGACGCGGATGCCGGAGGCGACCGCGAACTACGTGCAGGACAACCCGATCGACGCCCTGGACTACGTGCTCTGCCTGCGGGAGAGCGACTGA
- a CDS encoding ATP-binding protein, producing MDPVRNPYAPGAGQRPPELAGRGRELDVFDIVLERIARGRPERSLMLTGLRGVGKTVLLNTLRSQAINRLWGSGKIEARPDQSLRRPIAAALHMAVRELAPRHRAPDRIDAFLGVLRAFAQRSAPTGRGGSGPKLRDRWQPGIDVPAASGRADSGDIEIDLVELLTDAAAVASDVGTGIAVFIDEMQDLGPEDVSALCAACHELSQLGAPLIVVGAGLPHLPAVLSAAKSYSERLFRYQRIDRLDRIAADRALCAPAEREEVEYEPKALDLLYDKSGGYPYFVQAYGKATWDHAPRSPITAADVRVAAPEAEAELAVGFFGSRFERATPAEREYMRAMATLSLVTDAPYGGGRDDMDAAVPTAEIARALGRKPASLSPARDALIKKGLIYSGERGTVAFTVPHFGRYLRTQPA from the coding sequence GTGGATCCGGTCCGCAACCCGTACGCGCCGGGCGCCGGCCAGCGTCCGCCCGAACTCGCCGGGCGGGGGCGGGAACTCGACGTCTTCGACATCGTGCTGGAACGCATCGCCCGGGGCCGCCCCGAGCGCAGCCTGATGCTCACCGGCCTGCGTGGCGTCGGCAAGACGGTGCTGCTCAACACCCTCCGTTCCCAGGCGATCAACCGACTCTGGGGCAGCGGCAAGATCGAGGCCCGGCCCGACCAGTCGCTGCGTCGCCCGATCGCCGCCGCCCTGCACATGGCGGTGCGGGAACTCGCCCCCCGGCACCGGGCACCCGATCGCATCGACGCCTTCCTCGGCGTGCTCCGGGCGTTCGCCCAACGTTCCGCGCCCACCGGCCGTGGGGGCTCCGGGCCGAAGCTGCGCGACCGCTGGCAACCCGGTATCGACGTGCCGGCCGCCAGCGGGCGGGCCGACTCCGGGGACATCGAGATCGACCTGGTGGAACTGCTCACCGACGCCGCCGCGGTGGCCAGCGACGTGGGCACCGGGATCGCGGTCTTCATCGACGAGATGCAGGACCTCGGCCCGGAGGACGTCTCCGCGCTCTGCGCCGCCTGTCACGAACTCTCCCAGCTGGGGGCGCCGCTGATCGTGGTGGGTGCCGGGCTGCCACACCTGCCCGCCGTGCTCAGCGCCGCGAAGTCGTACTCCGAGCGGCTGTTCCGCTACCAGCGGATCGACCGGCTCGACCGGATCGCCGCCGACCGGGCACTCTGCGCCCCGGCCGAGCGGGAGGAGGTCGAGTACGAGCCGAAGGCCCTCGACCTGCTCTACGACAAGTCGGGCGGCTACCCCTACTTCGTGCAGGCGTACGGCAAGGCGACCTGGGACCACGCCCCACGCTCGCCGATCACCGCCGCTGACGTCCGGGTGGCCGCCCCCGAGGCCGAGGCCGAACTGGCCGTGGGCTTCTTCGGCTCCCGCTTCGAGCGGGCCACCCCGGCCGAGCGGGAGTACATGCGGGCGATGGCGACGTTGTCCCTGGTGACGGACGCGCCCTACGGCGGCGGCCGGGACGACATGGACGCGGCCGTACCGACGGCCGAGATCGCCCGCGCGCTGGGCCGCAAGCCGGCCAGCCTGTCCCCGGCCCGCGACGCCCTCATCAAGAAGGGCCTGATCTACTCCGGCGAACGCGGCACGGTCGCCTTCACCGTCCCGCACTTCGGCCGTTACCTGCGCACCCAACCCGCCTGA
- a CDS encoding GNAT family N-acetyltransferase, whose product MTTLRLRPEQPADTGAIRRVLAAAFARPDVATPPEVGLVDELRDDDAWIPELAMVAEYGGEIVGYALLTRVRVTTERGAAPALALGPVAVAPHRQRIGLGAAVVQAALDAATELGERLVVVLGDPAYYRRFGFTRADRMGLTSPWSGLGEPWQALLLPPATSGGTPPPQGDVLFPPPWSKV is encoded by the coding sequence GTGACTACGCTGCGGTTACGCCCCGAGCAACCGGCCGACACCGGTGCGATCCGTCGGGTGCTCGCCGCCGCCTTCGCCCGGCCCGACGTGGCCACGCCGCCCGAGGTGGGCCTGGTCGACGAGCTGCGTGACGACGACGCCTGGATCCCGGAACTGGCGATGGTGGCCGAGTACGGCGGCGAGATCGTCGGTTACGCGTTGCTCACCAGGGTGCGGGTGACCACCGAGCGGGGTGCGGCGCCGGCGCTGGCGCTGGGACCGGTCGCGGTGGCCCCGCACCGGCAGCGGATCGGTCTGGGGGCGGCGGTGGTGCAGGCCGCCCTCGACGCGGCCACCGAACTGGGTGAACGCCTGGTGGTGGTGCTGGGCGACCCTGCCTACTACCGCCGGTTCGGGTTCACCCGTGCCGACCGGATGGGACTGACCAGCCCGTGGTCCGGCCTCGGCGAGCCGTGGCAGGCGCTGCTCCTGCCACCGGCCACCAGCGGCGGGACCCCTCCGCCCCAGGGTGACGTGCTGTTTCCGCCGCCGTGGTCGAAGGTCTGA
- a CDS encoding DoxX family protein has product MTPVRSLARAMLSGIFVVSGARTLADPDQLVAVAKPVTDRVTPLLEKTAPRIPTDTRTLIRANAAVQFGAGLMLATGRFSRPAALLLAGTLVPVTLAGHPFWSQDDPDSRRGDQVHFLKNLGLFGGLLLAAADTEGKPGLRWRAGHRIGHSRRSVRRAVRTARREARLAVLSASTARRFPG; this is encoded by the coding sequence ATGACACCCGTACGCTCCCTCGCCCGCGCCATGTTGAGCGGCATCTTCGTGGTCAGCGGAGCCCGCACCCTTGCCGACCCCGATCAGCTCGTCGCCGTCGCGAAGCCGGTCACGGACCGGGTGACCCCCCTACTGGAGAAGACCGCCCCCCGCATCCCCACCGACACCCGGACGCTGATCCGGGCCAACGCCGCCGTGCAGTTCGGCGCCGGCCTGATGCTGGCCACGGGGCGGTTCAGCCGCCCGGCCGCGCTGCTCCTCGCCGGCACGCTGGTGCCGGTCACCCTCGCCGGGCATCCCTTCTGGAGCCAGGACGACCCCGACTCGCGACGTGGTGACCAGGTTCACTTCCTCAAGAATCTGGGCCTCTTCGGGGGGTTGTTGCTCGCTGCGGCGGACACGGAGGGTAAACCCGGGCTACGCTGGCGAGCCGGGCACCGCATCGGCCACTCACGACGGTCGGTCCGCCGTGCCGTCCGCACCGCCCGCCGCGAGGCCCGCCTGGCCGTGCTGTCGGCTTCCACCGCCCGTCGGTTCCCGGGCTGA
- a CDS encoding glycosyltransferase 87 family protein, whose product MPTIVGGRVDRLAPVRRVTRGIDRRTVVRTGIVAAVAFAAWLAIGAFGRPYNFFDMKIYHGAVVWWASGHELYEFVAPGTTLGFTYPPFAGLAMLPMAHLPVAGAGMVNALASIAALAVVLAGLLRPVVDRLGWPLWFTTAIATPLAVAIEPSRETLGFGQVNLLLFALIIADLIGLRWRSRRGTHHADGDGPLLRFVYGGGWAGAGIGLATAVKLTPALFILYLLVTRQWRAAGVAVGTTIGVTLGSFAVVGAESRAYFGGVLWQTERVGAADMTPNQSLAGLLARLYDSIETPGLLWLAFSVLILALGLSRAANSHADGDELTAFTLVGLTANVISPISWTHHLVWVIPAIIVLADAAVRRREASRGLVLRSGQGGYGGPPGVAGLRPPIWYPTLTGARHGLAALGLYLLFLISPIWPYEHQLPEVSHYQDGLFGALMENSLALALIVLVAALPWRPGAEPAFYSDRTTRIALHHRR is encoded by the coding sequence ATGCCGACGATCGTCGGTGGACGGGTGGACCGCCTCGCTCCGGTCCGCCGCGTGACGCGTGGAATCGATCGCAGGACAGTCGTACGGACCGGCATCGTGGCCGCCGTCGCCTTCGCCGCATGGCTCGCCATCGGCGCATTCGGGCGGCCGTACAACTTCTTCGACATGAAGATCTACCACGGCGCGGTGGTGTGGTGGGCGAGCGGTCACGAGTTGTACGAGTTCGTCGCGCCCGGCACCACCCTGGGCTTCACCTACCCGCCGTTCGCCGGGCTGGCCATGCTGCCCATGGCACACCTGCCGGTCGCCGGTGCCGGAATGGTCAACGCGCTGGCCAGCATCGCCGCTCTGGCCGTGGTGCTGGCCGGCCTGTTGCGCCCCGTCGTCGACCGGCTGGGCTGGCCGCTGTGGTTCACGACGGCGATCGCGACGCCACTCGCCGTCGCCATCGAGCCGAGCCGCGAGACCCTCGGGTTCGGCCAGGTCAACCTGCTGCTGTTCGCCCTGATCATCGCCGACCTGATCGGCCTGCGCTGGCGGTCCCGGCGCGGCACCCACCACGCCGACGGGGACGGACCGCTGCTGCGCTTCGTCTACGGCGGCGGCTGGGCGGGCGCGGGCATCGGCCTGGCCACCGCCGTGAAGCTGACCCCGGCCCTGTTCATCCTCTACCTGCTGGTCACCCGGCAGTGGCGGGCGGCCGGCGTCGCCGTCGGCACCACCATCGGCGTGACCCTCGGCAGCTTCGCCGTGGTGGGCGCCGAGTCCCGCGCGTACTTCGGTGGGGTGCTCTGGCAGACCGAGCGCGTCGGCGCGGCCGACATGACCCCCAACCAGTCGCTGGCCGGCCTGCTGGCCCGGCTCTACGACTCCATCGAGACGCCCGGACTGCTCTGGCTCGCCTTCTCGGTGCTCATTCTGGCCCTGGGCCTGTCCCGGGCCGCCAACTCCCACGCCGACGGCGACGAGCTGACCGCGTTCACGCTGGTCGGGCTCACCGCCAACGTCATCAGCCCGATCTCCTGGACGCACCACCTGGTCTGGGTGATCCCGGCGATCATCGTGCTCGCCGATGCCGCGGTGCGCCGCCGCGAGGCGAGCCGGGGCCTGGTTCTGCGCTCCGGCCAGGGCGGGTACGGGGGGCCGCCGGGCGTGGCCGGGCTACGCCCGCCGATCTGGTACCCGACGCTGACCGGGGCGCGGCACGGCCTCGCCGCCCTCGGTCTCTACCTGCTGTTCCTGATCTCGCCGATCTGGCCGTACGAGCACCAGCTCCCCGAGGTCTCCCACTACCAGGACGGCCTGTTCGGCGCGCTGATGGAGAACTCCCTGGCGCTGGCCCTGATCGTGCTGGTCGCCGCGCTGCCGTGGCGGCCGGGTGCCGAGCCGGCCTTCTACTCCGACCGGACGACCCGTATCGCCCTCCACCACCGCCGCTGA
- a CDS encoding molybdenum cofactor biosynthesis protein MoaE, translating into MTAPAATYGRVTDAPLDLAAHEAAVADRRAGAVVSFQGVVRDHDHGRPVTSLEYEGHPTAERILHEVAAEIAADPDVYAVAVSHRVGPLAIGDVALVAAVSTAHRAAAFAACARLVDEVKARLPIWKRQVFADGTEEWVNCP; encoded by the coding sequence GTGACCGCACCTGCCGCGACGTACGGCCGGGTCACCGACGCGCCGCTCGACCTGGCGGCGCACGAGGCGGCCGTCGCCGACCGGCGGGCCGGGGCGGTGGTGTCCTTCCAGGGCGTGGTCCGCGACCACGACCACGGACGCCCGGTGACCAGCCTGGAGTACGAGGGGCACCCGACCGCGGAGCGCATCCTGCACGAGGTGGCGGCTGAGATCGCCGCCGATCCCGACGTGTACGCGGTCGCGGTGTCACACCGGGTCGGCCCGCTGGCCATCGGTGACGTGGCCCTGGTGGCGGCGGTCAGCACGGCGCACCGGGCCGCCGCGTTCGCGGCCTGCGCCCGGCTGGTCGACGAGGTGAAGGCGCGGCTGCCGATCTGGAAGCGTCAGGTGTTCGCCGACGGCACCGAGGAGTGGGTCAACTGCCCCTGA
- a CDS encoding molybdopterin molybdotransferase MoeA, translating into MSTETASAGRVAAPPPAGWEEARSRVYAVGLAAALPAVARPLAEIDGHTLAEPLTTRTDLPAFPTSSVDGWAVRGAGPWRVVGRVLAGTTPAPLAEDGTTVEIATGAMVPAGASAVLRVEESRRTPEGLVDGVPRPAPEWREPGEEAVAGEELLPAGTPVDPALVGLAASCGHDTLRVRRPPRAALLVFGDELLTAGPPGAGRVRDALGPSVPAWLRRYGCQVRPGDVVGPVADTLPAHVAALRTALAGADLVCTTGGTMHGPVDHLHPALEALGADYVVNTVAVRPGFPMLLARLVGADGRVRFVAGLPGNPQSAVVALVSLVAPLLAGLAGRTMPVLPHATLAEPVPGRGDHTHLALVRLDRVAGTAHRVRHVGSAMLRGLAGADGFAVIRPGTSGATGDRVPVVPLPLLTGERAW; encoded by the coding sequence GTGAGCACGGAAACCGCCTCCGCCGGCCGGGTCGCCGCGCCACCTCCGGCCGGCTGGGAAGAGGCCCGGTCCCGGGTGTACGCGGTCGGCCTGGCCGCCGCGCTTCCCGCCGTCGCCCGGCCGCTGGCCGAGATCGACGGTCACACCCTCGCCGAGCCGTTGACCACCCGCACCGACCTGCCGGCCTTCCCGACGTCCAGCGTCGACGGCTGGGCGGTCCGGGGCGCCGGCCCCTGGCGGGTCGTGGGTCGGGTCCTCGCGGGCACCACCCCCGCCCCGCTCGCCGAGGACGGCACGACCGTCGAGATCGCCACCGGCGCGATGGTGCCGGCCGGCGCGAGCGCCGTGCTGCGGGTGGAGGAGTCCCGGCGTACGCCGGAGGGTCTGGTCGACGGCGTGCCCCGCCCGGCGCCGGAGTGGCGCGAACCGGGTGAGGAGGCGGTCGCGGGTGAGGAACTGCTGCCCGCCGGCACGCCCGTCGACCCGGCGCTGGTCGGCCTGGCCGCCTCCTGCGGCCACGACACCCTGCGGGTGCGCCGCCCGCCCCGCGCGGCGCTGCTGGTCTTCGGCGACGAACTGCTGACCGCCGGCCCGCCCGGCGCGGGGCGGGTGCGCGACGCGCTCGGGCCGTCGGTTCCGGCCTGGCTGCGCCGTTACGGCTGCCAGGTACGCCCCGGCGACGTGGTGGGTCCGGTGGCGGACACGCTCCCGGCCCACGTGGCGGCCCTGCGCACCGCCCTGGCCGGCGCCGATCTGGTCTGCACCACCGGCGGCACGATGCACGGCCCGGTCGACCACCTGCACCCCGCCCTGGAGGCGCTGGGGGCGGACTACGTGGTCAACACGGTGGCCGTGCGTCCCGGATTCCCCATGCTGCTGGCCCGGCTGGTCGGGGCGGACGGCCGGGTGCGGTTCGTGGCCGGGCTGCCCGGCAACCCGCAGTCCGCGGTCGTCGCCCTGGTCTCGCTGGTCGCCCCGCTGCTGGCCGGCCTGGCGGGGCGCACGATGCCGGTCCTTCCCCACGCCACCCTCGCCGAGCCGGTGCCGGGGCGGGGCGACCACACCCACCTGGCCCTGGTGCGCCTCGACCGGGTCGCCGGCACCGCCCACCGGGTGCGGCACGTCGGCTCGGCGATGCTGCGCGGCCTGGCCGGCGCGGACGGCTTCGCGGTGATCCGTCCGGGCACGTCCGGCGCAACCGGCGACCGGGTGCCGGTGGTGCCCCTGCCGCTGCTGACCGGGGAGCGTGCCTGGTGA
- a CDS encoding MogA/MoaB family molybdenum cofactor biosynthesis protein — MIRARVVVASNRAAAGVYADTSGPLLVAGLRELGCTVDDPVVVPDGEPVGQALRAAVADGVDVVLTSGGTGVTPTDRTPDVTRAVLDYEIPGIAEAVRAHSRDRVPTAVLSRGLSGVAGRTLVVNLPGSSGGARDGLAVLGPILAHTVDQLRGGDH, encoded by the coding sequence GTGATCCGGGCCCGGGTGGTGGTGGCGTCCAACCGGGCCGCCGCCGGCGTGTACGCCGACACCAGCGGTCCGCTCCTTGTCGCCGGGTTGCGCGAGCTGGGCTGCACGGTCGACGACCCGGTGGTGGTGCCCGACGGCGAGCCGGTCGGCCAGGCACTGCGGGCCGCCGTCGCCGACGGAGTCGACGTGGTGCTCACCAGCGGCGGCACGGGCGTGACCCCCACCGACCGCACCCCCGACGTCACCCGCGCGGTGCTGGACTACGAGATTCCCGGCATCGCCGAGGCGGTGCGCGCGCACAGCCGTGACCGGGTGCCGACCGCCGTGCTGTCCCGAGGGCTGAGCGGCGTGGCCGGCCGTACCCTGGTGGTCAACCTGCCCGGCTCGTCCGGGGGTGCCCGCGACGGGCTCGCCGTGCTGGGTCCGATCCTCGCCCACACCGTCGACCAGTTGCGCGGCGGCGACCACTGA
- the moaC gene encoding cyclic pyranopterin monophosphate synthase MoaC, with the protein MTESGQLTHVDAAGAARMVDVSAKQVTGRSAVAAGRLRTTVEVVELLRRDGLPKGDALAVGRLAGIMGAKRTPDLIPLCHPIALHGVTVDLTLTADTVEITATARTADRTGVEMEALTAVAVAGLALVDMVKAVDPAASVDAVRVLRKEGGRTGLWERPEDRP; encoded by the coding sequence GTGACCGAATCCGGGCAGCTCACCCACGTCGACGCGGCGGGCGCGGCCCGCATGGTCGATGTCTCCGCGAAGCAGGTGACCGGCAGGTCGGCGGTGGCGGCGGGTCGCCTGCGCACCACCGTCGAGGTGGTCGAACTGCTGCGCCGCGACGGGTTGCCGAAGGGCGACGCGCTGGCCGTCGGGCGGCTCGCCGGCATCATGGGCGCGAAGCGCACCCCCGACCTGATCCCGCTCTGCCACCCGATCGCCCTGCACGGCGTCACGGTCGACCTGACCCTGACCGCCGACACGGTCGAGATCACGGCCACCGCCCGCACCGCCGACCGGACGGGCGTCGAGATGGAGGCGCTGACCGCGGTGGCGGTCGCCGGTCTGGCCCTGGTCGACATGGTCAAGGCGGTCGACCCGGCCGCCAGCGTCGACGCCGTCCGGGTGCTGCGCAAGGAAGGTGGCAGGACCGGCCTGTGGGAGCGTCCGGAGGACCGGCCGTGA